The genomic region AAATGTCTTTTCCAACCAATCGGTCAGCGGTAATCATATACCCGTCGGGAAAAACTTCGATTTTGGCTCCCAGTGCCTCGAGTGCCAACAAATGGGTGTCCATACGGCGTCGGCCAATTTTATCCCCCCCTGGTTTGGGAAGAAATACCCTTCCTGTGCGTGCAAGGATAGGGCCAGCTAAAGTGACAGCTCCTCGGAGTTGCGAACAAAGTTCGTAAGGAAGATCCGATTTCACTGGATTTTTTTTCTGAAAGAGATAAGATCCTTTTGTATCGAGAGCACTGATTTCTACTCCTATTTGGCGGAGTACTTCCATAAGTTTCAGAACGTCTGCAATTTCTGGAAGGTTGTCTAGGATGACGTCTCCTTCCCAAAGGAGTAGGGCTCCCAGAAGTGGAAGTGCTTCATTTTTATTTCCTTGGGGAACAACAGTCCCGTGGAGAGGATTTTTGCCGATAATTTTAAAGTAGGAAGAGCTCACCTTGCTTCCATTCGACACAATACGGATATGAGGAAAAGTAAATTATGAATTTTATAGCACAAGTCGTTTGGATTTTTCCCAAATTTGATACGATCTACCTCTTTTACATCTTCCTAATGGGAGTTGCTGCCTTCATTTACGTGAAAGTAATGAATTACATACAAAACAAACAAACCAGTGTCGTGAACCACTGGGTTGAGTTTCAACGTTTTGCCGTAGCAAGAAAATGCAACCAAGTAGAACTGAATATTCTTCATGCGTTTTATGATCATCTCAGCGAAGAAGAACGTGAAATTTATCTTTTACCTGAAAATAGAAACAAATTAAAAAATGCGCTTTATCGTTACTTTTTAAAATCGAATGCAAACACAACAGAAAAGGAAGTGGATCTTTTTGATAAACTATTCCGATCCGGAGTTGAATTTAAAAAAGAAATTCTTTCTTTGAATGAACTGACAATAGGTGAGGTTGCGGCTCTCGAAGCAGATGGCCGTGAGGAACTTACCTATGTAATGCAAAAAACAACAGACGAACTTCTTCTATCGGTAAAAGGCCTTTCCAAGGATTTACTCGTTCCTGGTAAAGAAGCTAAATTATATGTATTTCGACCCAGTAGCGGCGGTTATTTGTTAGAAGGGAAAGTGGTTCGAACCAATGAAAGTGGAGTGATTTTTCATTTTAATGGAAAAATTGAAAGGAAAGGAGAATCACATTTGATGTTAACGGACAAAGTATCTATTACCGTTTCCCCTTGGCCACCACCTGATGAAAAAAAACAAGTTCTCGAGTTGGATAAAAATAAACTTTTACTCACAGAAGAAAATATTGATAAACAGTTAGAAGTATTAAAACGAATTGCCAAAGACCAAAAGGAAAATAACGAAAAACGTTTTGATATCAAAGAAACACCGAGACCTTTTATTACTTTGTCAGAAAGACTTTCTGATCGTGGCATTTTGTTTTCTTTTCCCCCGGGAACTTCTTCCGAAATTTGGAAACAACAAGATCTTTGGGAAGTTAGTTTTAGTTTTGAGAATGGACCTATGTTTCATATCAGAGCCAAGATGATGCCCACCAAACAAAAGTCAGATTTGTATTTACTACGTTATGTAGATGCTGATGAAACTGTGCGGAAAACTTTGTATGAAGAAATCCGCAAACGTGGTGGTATCAGAGAAGTTTTGACTTAAAAAATACTACTGTTATAATCTCTCGGGGAAGGCTCCTTTCGATGGAGTCTTCGATCCTTTTGGTAATAAAATTAAATCCACTGCGGGGATTTCTTTCCCCGAGGTGAGTTTTTCTCCTAATGCTTCCCATGATCCTTGGGTTAAAGAAAAAGATAATAAATAGTGTAAGTTTGGAAGCTCCGGAAGTTTGATAAAGGGAGTTCCTCCATGTAAAATCACAAACGTTTTGTTTGGGTATTTTTTTGCTAAGTTAAAAACGGAAAGAACTTCGTTTTCGGATGTGGAATCAAAAACGAAAGTTGTAAGAGTTTTATTTTTGATTTGGCTTGCGAAATTTTTGAAAGGCAGTGTGTCGATTTTTTTGGATTTAAGAGTTTCTTTCAGGCGGCCGTTCTTTGCAAAGGAGATTGTTTCCGTTTGTACAATTCCTGAAGTTGGAAAGGATTTTGGATACGAACGAATGGAGTCTTCGTTGATTTCTTTCACAAAGTTTTTGGATTGATTGAGTTTAATATACCTTTGTTTTCTTTCTTCGTTCCAATTGGTTAAATATTCTTTTTGTTTTGGGTTTTCGTCATATACTGTAGGCAAAATGGAGTTTGTATCATAAATACCGAGTTCTAATTTTTTGCGGATTTGTTTTTGCACTGCCTCTTTTAATTTGTCATGTTCCTTTCCGTCCTTGTCTACATAACGGAACTCTCCATTTTTATAAGCATCGCTGAGTTGTGCCTTGAATTTGCGAGCAGTTTCTCCCCAACTTGTAAGGAGAACTATATTGGCACCCGCAAGTATGGTTAAAACTCCTGGCCTGTCCTTTTCGTAGTTTTTAGAAATGGCATGCATCTCCATTGCATCAGTGATGATGATCCCATCAAAATTTAATTTTTTTCGTAAAACATCGGTTAATATAGTTTTGGAAAGTGTTGCAGGAAACTGCGGATCAATTTTTGGATAAACGATATGTGCAGACATCACTGCTTCGGCACCACCGGCAATGGATTTTTTGAACGGAACCAGTTCCAATTGTTCTAGTTCTTCTAGGCTTTTATTTATGATGGGAAGGCCTAAATGGCTATCCACAGTTGTGTCTCCATGTCCTGGAAAATGTTTGATGACTGGCAAACATCCTCCAGTACGAGCTCCTCTTTCATAAGCCACTGCTACATCAGAAACTCGTTTGGAATCAGAACCAAACGAACGTGTGTTGATGACAGGATTTAATGGATTGTTATTGATATCTAAAACAGGTGCGAATAAAAAGTTAAGCCCTAAGTTACGAAGTTCATAGGAAGTTACAAAACCAACAGTTTCTCCCCATTCCGTATTTCCAGTTTGGCCTACTGCCATTGCACCAGGGTAAGGTGTGATTCCATCTTGGACTCGAAACACACGTCCGCCTTCTTGGTCTGTGGAGATAAGAAATGGAGGAAGTCCATTGGCTTTCGCCTCCGCTTGTAGATTGTTTGTTAGAGAGAGGATTTCTTCTTTTTTACCTAAGTTTTTTCCAAAGAGAATGATCCCCCCTGGTTTTGTTTCTTTGATTTCTTCAATAGCAATGGCATCTACTGTTTTTTGTGGAATGGCGATGTGGATCGTTTGGCCAACCAGTTCCGCATCTGTCATGGCATTTGTGATGGCCCAGGCTTTATCCTCTAACCAAACCTTTCTTTCGTTGGCGGCTAGTTCATTTAAGTAAAATCCAAAACAATAGGAAGAGCCAAAAAATCCGAAAAGAAGAAACAGGGAAAATGTTGTGCGAAGTAAAACTTGGTTCATACGGTTTGATAAGTACGATTTACTGACGGCTTTTTCGAGACAACTAAGAAAAATATCCACTTTGTATACGAAATCCTTCGTCTGAGTTTCTGTGGATGATTTTTATAAAAACCTAAAACCAAGTCCTGAATTCCAAAATTTATTTTATGGTGAAGAACCCACAAAAGTTCCGGATGATTGGTTTGTATTGATTACCGATATTGTTGGATCAACAAAAGCGATAGAGGAAGGTCGTTATAAAGATGTAAATACGGCTGGTGGACTTACAGCGATAGCGGTTGCCAATGTATATGGGCATATGGATTTTCCATTTGTATTTGGTGGTGATGGGGTAACCTTTTTACTCCCCGTAAATCTACTGTTTCCCATTCGATCGGCGATTGCTGATACTATAGCCCAAGTGCGGTCAGCCTTTGGATTGGAGATGCGCGCAGGAATTGTTCCCGTACAAGAGTTGTACCGCGCAGGAGCCGATTTATTTTTAAGTAAATTCCGTGCATCTGCTCATTATGTTCAATGTTCTCTCTTTGGAGATGCGTTATCGCTTGCAGAAACTTGGATCAAAGAAGGAAAAGATGAGTCTTATTTAGTTCGAGAAAATGAAAAGATTTTTCCTGCTGATTTTACAGGTTTTACCTGCCGATGGAAGGATATCCCCAGCGAAAGAGGTGAGATTGTTTCTCTCATTGTAAAACCCATTCATCCAGATTTTGATGTTTGTAAAAAAACTATCACTCGTGTTTTGAATTTTATTCGATCTGAATATGGCGAAGAAGGGGATTATCATCCATTAAGAGTTAGTAATATAGAATTAGATTCTGGTCCTTATTTAAGAAAGGAAGCCATTGCCCGCATTGGAAAACCAAGTGGAATCAGATTCTATTTGGCACTAACACAAATTTGGTTGGAAAGAACAGTGGTGGCAATCGCTATGCAGTTTGGGATTCCCTTTCGCTCCGGACATTATTCATTAAACCATTTGAAAGAGTATCAAATTCTTTCTGCTGACTTTCGTAAATATGATGGAACCTTAAAAATGGTAATTGATGGATCCAAACATAATAGGGAGTCTCTTGTTAGTTTTTTAAATCAATTGGAATTGGAAGGATTGATCCGGTATGGAAATTTTGTTTCCAACCGGTCTCTGATGACCTGCGTATTAAAGGTGAACTCTTCCGAAGAAGTTCATTTCGTGGATGGAGCTGATGGCGGTTTTGCGATGGCCGCCAAAGTTTTGAAAGAAAAGTTAAAGTTGCTCTAGGAGAAGGATCTTTCTATTGTTCCACGCAGATTAGTTTTTTTAGTAAATCGCATCGCCTTGAAGCGTTGGATACGGAACCGTTGCCATTGCGAACCCAAATTTCACCATAGAAATACGTTGAGGAATTTGTTGTACAAGTTTCATAATTGAAGCCATGACAGTTTTGTCGATAAACAAGTGTGGCATCATTACATGCCGTTGCATCAGGGTTTAATGCCGTTTGGGTTGCAGGCGTTAGGGAAGCCGTATTTGTCATCCCAGTCCAAAATTCATCCGATGCAGTGGTTGAAAAATCACGAGACATGGAAGTTGGATTGAATAAGGCAGATCCATCAGTGATAAAAAGTCTTGTATATTCATCGCTACAAACATTATATCCTGAACCTGTACAGCGGTAATAATGATAGTTAGGTGAAAGGATCCAGTTAATTCCGTTAGGCACTCGGTGGTTGGCAATCGATGTATCACCAACACTATTACTGATGATCAAAGCTTTGTAGGTTCCTGAAACGCCCGTCGGTTTATTGTTATTGCAGGTAAGGTCAGCACCGAAAACTCCATCTGTTCCCATCTCTCCTTTATAGGAGTTGGCTGTTGTAAATATTTTTTTACCTGCTGGCTCGTCGTCTTCATTCGTAATGGAATGGTCGGAAGGGCTAGTTGCATTTTGGTAATTTGTGTCAGTATTCGCAGCCATTACTAAACGAATATCAAAGGGTTGGTTTCCATCGGCAAATAAATCATCCTTGCCACTGACTGTAAAAGATTGTTTTTTTGCTGAGGCAGCACATCCTGAATCGGAAGCATTCATCGTCTCCACTTCACTATTCACGGGAAAAGTGATTTGAGTAGGAGTTATCACATCACACTCATTGTAAGCTGCTTCTGTAGCTGTATATGTTTTACAGCTAATATTTAAAACCACTTGTTGTGTCGGGTTATTTCCCCCCAAACATACATGCACAGTGGCAACATTAGCTGTTCCTTCTTTTGGTGAACCTGTGTGAGTTACATAAAATGCTTTTTCATCGTCGGTTGTTGCTGCGTAAATATCAATGGGATCATAAGTCAAACCTCCAGAGGAAGTCGCTGTTGTGATTGTCCAATATTGTGTGAGGTCAACTAAAGCATCATCCACATGGGCCAAACCAATTCTGTTTGTGGCTCCTGTTTCCATTGTATTATAATTACTAGCGTCGATGGAAACACTGGCAGGAACTGTTCCTTCTGAAGTATCACTGGAAGTAAGACCAACAGAGATAGAACCGCCGGGAGAGGATTGAGTGATGAGCCAAATTTGAGTCGATCCGCCTTCCGCAGCACTAAGTTGATTGCCTATAGTTCCTAAAGGAGAACCTGAATAATTGCAAGGTTGGATGAGATGAGTCCCATCATTGTCACAAGATCGAATGGTAACGCTGGGTTTGTAAACTGTCGTACTATAAGTTGTATCGGAGGAACTCACTGTAAATGAGACTGTATAATTTTGGTTACCTGAATTTGCCGAATCTGTTTTTCCAATGGCACGAAAGGTTTGGTATGTATTCCAATCGCTTGGTGTAAACACCAAAGAAGGAGTTTGGATCGTACATTTATTTCCGCAATCGGATGTAAAATTTAATGTAACATTGTTTGTTGGTTTGGATCGGAGTCGAATTTGGAAGTTGGAATATTTATCTCCGAATTGATTGTTTTCATCTGTTGCAAAACCTGTTATTGCTGGAACGCTTGCACTTGCAGAATTGATTGTGGAACCACCGCTAAACTTTAGGACACTAAACCCAGGGACACTTTGGTCCAGATTGTAAACCACTACATTTCTTGGTTTGATTCCGTTGTAATCCGAATCGGTACTAGTTGTTTTTCCAAGTTCGATCGTATACGATTTTAATCCATCTAACTCTAAATCGTCGACAGAATCAACCCTGACTGTTTGGTCTGCACACCAATTTCCAGTTCCTGGACAAGTTCCTAGTGTGAATGTCAATGTTTTGGGATTCGTAGTTCCTTCTCGATTCCCAACATTCACCGCATCGTAAACATCATTAATGGGAATGGTCACATTGGCTGAGGGAGCGGTTCTAAGTTTTACTTTAAAAGTACCATAGGTAGTTGTCGCCGAAGGGCCTGGTTCTTCCATAACACGAATATTGGAAACTCTTACACCCGGGGCCTCATCATCTTCGAGTGATACAGAAATATCGCAGGCATCTTTATTGGAATAAGTTCCTGATGTTACCTTTCCATCCCCATCTTTTTGAACCATTTTTCCTAAGTCTACTGTCATTGGATCCACAACGGCACTTCTATCTCCATCGTTAACTACTGTAAATCGCAGACACTGCCTTGCCGTTAATCCGTTCCCTGTAAACGTAAGCTTTGATGGAAAGGCAGCAGGTCCAGGAACTGACTGAGCGGAGGTGATTCGTGTGCCATAGTTTGAGGAGAGTGATACAGGAATTTCTACAGATCCAGTAAATGGAGAGCTAGGGTAAATACAGGTTTCGAAACTACTGTATC from Leptospira bandrabouensis harbors:
- a CDS encoding glycoside hydrolase family 3 protein, which produces MNQVLLRTTFSLFLLFGFFGSSYCFGFYLNELAANERKVWLEDKAWAITNAMTDAELVGQTIHIAIPQKTVDAIAIEEIKETKPGGIILFGKNLGKKEEILSLTNNLQAEAKANGLPPFLISTDQEGGRVFRVQDGITPYPGAMAVGQTGNTEWGETVGFVTSYELRNLGLNFLFAPVLDINNNPLNPVINTRSFGSDSKRVSDVAVAYERGARTGGCLPVIKHFPGHGDTTVDSHLGLPIINKSLEELEQLELVPFKKSIAGGAEAVMSAHIVYPKIDPQFPATLSKTILTDVLRKKLNFDGIIITDAMEMHAISKNYEKDRPGVLTILAGANIVLLTSWGETARKFKAQLSDAYKNGEFRYVDKDGKEHDKLKEAVQKQIRKKLELGIYDTNSILPTVYDENPKQKEYLTNWNEERKQRYIKLNQSKNFVKEINEDSIRSYPKSFPTSGIVQTETISFAKNGRLKETLKSKKIDTLPFKNFASQIKNKTLTTFVFDSTSENEVLSVFNLAKKYPNKTFVILHGGTPFIKLPELPNLHYLLSFSLTQGSWEALGEKLTSGKEIPAVDLILLPKGSKTPSKGAFPERL
- a CDS encoding DUF3095 domain-containing protein, coding for MDDFYKNLKPSPEFQNLFYGEEPTKVPDDWFVLITDIVGSTKAIEEGRYKDVNTAGGLTAIAVANVYGHMDFPFVFGGDGVTFLLPVNLLFPIRSAIADTIAQVRSAFGLEMRAGIVPVQELYRAGADLFLSKFRASAHYVQCSLFGDALSLAETWIKEGKDESYLVRENEKIFPADFTGFTCRWKDIPSERGEIVSLIVKPIHPDFDVCKKTITRVLNFIRSEYGEEGDYHPLRVSNIELDSGPYLRKEAIARIGKPSGIRFYLALTQIWLERTVVAIAMQFGIPFRSGHYSLNHLKEYQILSADFRKYDGTLKMVIDGSKHNRESLVSFLNQLELEGLIRYGNFVSNRSLMTCVLKVNSSEEVHFVDGADGGFAMAAKVLKEKLKLL
- a CDS encoding DUF1554 domain-containing protein translates to MNFHQQIKSSLLILCLSFILFQNCSGQVSAGDTFLFGLSEQFDKLFGKEVATAACSTDVTITTKKIDLVEDGNVSASFSTTEDSGVTPAPTENDWGYSSFETCIYPSSPFTGSVEIPVSLSSNYGTRITSAQSVPGPAAFPSKLTFTGNGLTARQCLRFTVVNDGDRSAVVDPMTVDLGKMVQKDGDGKVTSGTYSNKDACDISVSLEDDEAPGVRVSNIRVMEEPGPSATTTYGTFKVKLRTAPSANVTIPINDVYDAVNVGNREGTTNPKTLTFTLGTCPGTGNWCADQTVRVDSVDDLELDGLKSYTIELGKTTSTDSDYNGIKPRNVVVYNLDQSVPGFSVLKFSGGSTINSASASVPAITGFATDENNQFGDKYSNFQIRLRSKPTNNVTLNFTSDCGNKCTIQTPSLVFTPSDWNTYQTFRAIGKTDSANSGNQNYTVSFTVSSSDTTYSTTVYKPSVTIRSCDNDGTHLIQPCNYSGSPLGTIGNQLSAAEGGSTQIWLITQSSPGGSISVGLTSSDTSEGTVPASVSIDASNYNTMETGATNRIGLAHVDDALVDLTQYWTITTATSSGGLTYDPIDIYAATTDDEKAFYVTHTGSPKEGTANVATVHVCLGGNNPTQQVVLNISCKTYTATEAAYNECDVITPTQITFPVNSEVETMNASDSGCAASAKKQSFTVSGKDDLFADGNQPFDIRLVMAANTDTNYQNATSPSDHSITNEDDEPAGKKIFTTANSYKGEMGTDGVFGADLTCNNNKPTGVSGTYKALIISNSVGDTSIANHRVPNGINWILSPNYHYYRCTGSGYNVCSDEYTRLFITDGSALFNPTSMSRDFSTTASDEFWTGMTNTASLTPATQTALNPDATACNDATLVYRQNCHGFNYETCTTNSSTYFYGEIWVRNGNGSVSNASRRCDLLKKLICVEQ